GGCCAGATCGGCCGAGATCAGGAACGCCGCCCCCAGGAGGACCGCGGCGGGCAGCGCGCGACGGTGGTCGGCGCCCACGAGCAGCCGCACCACGTGCGGCATGATCAGCCCGACGAAGCCGATCTGCCCGCTCACCGCGACGATCGTGCCGATCATCAGGGCCACCAGCGTGAACAGGGCGCCGCGGAACCGGTGCACGTCCAGACCGAGGGCCGCGGCGGCCTCCTCCCCGGCCAGCAGGAGGTTGAGCGGACGGCAGACGCCGAGGAGGACGGCCGTCCCGAGCAGGACCGCGCCCACCGGGATCCACACCGTCGTCCAGGTGGTGCCGGCCAGTCCGCCGAGCATCCAGCGCAGTGCGGACTGGGTCTTGTGCGGGTCGTTCGAGGTGACGATCAGGAAGCTGGCCAGCGCCGACAGCACCTCGGCCGTGGCCACACCCGCCAGGACCAGCCGCACCGTCGTCATCCGCCCGCCGGAGCGGGCCAGGAAGTAGACGGCGACCAAGGCGGCCAGGGCCCCGCAGAACGCGGCCACCGGCAGGGTGAACAGCCCGAACACCGTCAGGTTCAGGACCAGGATGAGCACCGCGCCGACCGACGCGCCCGAGGACACGCCCAGCAGCATCGGATCGGCCAGCGGATTGCGGACCAGCGCCTGCAGCGCCATTCCGGCCACCGACAGGCCCGCGCCGACCACCCCGGCCAGCAGTACCCGGGGCAGGCGGACGTCCATGACGATCGTCTCGCGCACCGGGGTCCACGTCGGCTCGGCGAGGGACGGGTGCACGCGGTGCAGCAGGATGCCCCACACCTGGTCGGCCGGGACGCTGATCGAGCCGGCCGCGATGCCGGCGGTGGCGGCGCCGACCACCAGCACGCCCAGGAGGGCCAGCACCACGGCGTACGGGATCCCGGGGCGCCGCGCGGGGTCGGGCCGGTCTTCCTCGCGAAGGCCGGGCCGGACCTCCTCGCGAGGGCCCGCCCCCACGGGTGTCGAGGCCTTCGCCCCGGTCACCGGACGAGGCCCGGGTGGAGCTGACGCGCCAGCGACTCGACGGCCGACGGCACCCGCACACCGACCACGGTGGAAGACAGCGGCAGGACCGCGAACCGCTGGTTCTTGATCGCGGGCACGTCCTTCAGCGCCGGATGGGCGAGCAGGAACTTCTTCTTGTCCTCGACGGACCGGTCGCCGTAGTCGTAGATGACGATGGCCTCGGGAGCCCGCTGCGCCACCTGCTCGAACGAGACGTCGCCGAAGGCCTTGTCCAGGTCGGCGAAGAGGTTCACCCCGCCGGCCCGCCGGATCATCTCGTTGCCGATGCCCTTGCCGCCCGCGGTGAAGGCCGTCTTGTCGCCGCTGTCGTACACGAAGAGCTTGACCGGGGCGGCGCCGGTGAGCCCGGTCTCGACCTTGCCGAGGGTGGCGTGCAGCTGCCCCAACCGCTCCTCGGCCCGCTCGGGAACACCGAAGATCTTGGCGACCGTGCGGATCTCCTCGTCCACGGCGGCCACGTCCACCGGGCCGGTGGGGCACTCCTCGGTGTTGAGGCGGGTGTTGATCCCGGCCTTGGTGAAGGCGGCCCGGCTGCGTCCCTCCTTCTCGTCGAAGGTGGAGGTCCACCCGCCGTAGACGAAGTCGGGCTCGGCCTCCAGGAGTGCCTCGAAGGACGGGTACTCCTTGGAGAGGACCTTCACGCTGTCGTAGGCGGCCTGGTACTCGGGGAGGATCCTGTCGTCGAGATAGCCCGTCCCCACCATCGACTTCTCCAGGCCGAGCGCCAGCATCACCTCGGTCGCGTGCTGGTTCAGGGATACCGCGCGCTGCGGCGGGCGCTGATAGGTGCTCGTCACGCCGCAGTTGGTGACCGTGACCGGAAAGCCCTCGGCGGTCGTGCCCGGCGAGGGTGTGGCAAAGGGCGTGGTGCCGCCTGCGCAGCCGGATGCCAGCAGGGCGACGGCGAGTGCGGACAGCACGGCTCTCGGGTGGTTGCGGGGCATGGGTGGTCCTCTCACCGCGGATGGATCGGATGTTCTTCACGCCCTGTCGGGGCGCAGGGCGCAGGAGCACACGGGCGCACGGGGCCGGGCGGGGTGAATCGCGCTGCGGCTCGCGGGGACGGCAAGGCGACGTCCCCGTACGGCCGGTCACGGCGCCTGGGGGCGGGGCGTTTCACGGGGCGGGCAGGCGGCCCCGCGCCTACGAGGGGATCGGCCCCGGGACGTCGACGTCGACGGGGACGTCGGGGAAGCCGGTGTCGTGCTCAACGCACCCAGCGGTGGTGACGGTCTGGTCGGCCACGTCAACTCTCCTTCGCGAGTCGCGGCAGAAAGGCCCCGGGCAGGCGTGCCTCGGGACCCCGCACGACGCTTCGTCATGCGGGCAGTGGCAGGTCTTCGGACTCGCGGGCGCGCCTGCCGGTCTCCCGGCGGGCTCCTACTGGCCGTCGCTTCCCAGGACCGGTTCCGGTCCCAGTGCGTATGACGGCGGTCGTTCCCACTCACCGCTGCGGGGCAGTCCCGGATTCCCACCGGGTTCCCTCTTGCGACGCACCCCGTCCGGCTGACGGGGGCGAACCAGCTGCGCTCACAGCCTACCCGCGAGGCCGGCACCCCCGGTCAGGCCGCCCTCGCACGCCCCGGGCCGACCGGGGGCGGGACGCCCTACCGCAACCAGGCCGGAAGCCGCAACTCCGCCTCCAGCCCGCCCTCTCAAAGGGCATACTCCTCACGCGTGTTCGGACCCACCGCACACCTCTCGACCGGCCCGCCGTCCTGGCCGAGGGGTGCGCGGGCTTTCACGTCCCGTGGTCTCGGGGGACGGTCCGGACCACTTCGCCCACGTCGTACGGAAAGAGGACGGGCACGCACCGAGGCCCCGCGGCGTGCCCGGACACCTCCATGTACGACCTGCTTCGCGCTTCGCTGCCCGAATTCCTCGGCAGCCTCGGCGCCGCCCTCTTCCTCGCCCTCTGCGGCTGGGTCGTCTCGTTGTTCCGGCACCGCACCGCCGGACCCCCGCCTGCAACCCCGGCCGGAGTTCAGGAGGTGGACCGGTCGGAGACCGGCGTGCTCTCCGAGGAGTAGGGAGGACGCAGACGGGCTGGAAGGGTTTCCGGACGGCCTCGTGCCTCGTGCCTCGTCCCTCAGGCCGCCGGCCGTGGGTGGCGGGGGCAGTCGGGGCTGCGGGCGGGTGGGACCGTCGGCGGCAGGCCGGCGGCCGGGCCGTCCGCGAGCCGCCACGCGGTTCGGATGGAGCCGATCAGCTGTCGCGCGCTGTACGGGGACACCTCCAGCTCCTGACGGGCCTGGCCCAGGAGGTCCAGGTCCCCTTCCGGGCCTCGTGACGCGGCCTCGTCCCGGCGGCGGGCCAGGTCACCCGCGCCGAAGATGTCGAGCAGGGTCAGGGAGAACAGGACGTACGCCGACGCCTCGTCGATGAGATTCCGGGCCACGTCCGGAATCTCAGCAGCCGCTTCCTCGCCCAGGTGTCGGTGGAGATCGTGGAAGGCCACGTGTTCCAGGGCCCGCCGGAGCTCGGGGGAGACGCAGGGACAGCCGGCTCGCAGATGGCCCGTCAGGTTCCGGAACGCGATGAGGAGCGCGCTGGTTCGTGACGTCCACTGTTGCTTGCTCAGGAGCGTGCGGAAGCCCGCGAGCGTGTCGGCGAGCTCTTCGAGGATCAACTGGCTTGAGATGTCCGTGAGTTCGATGAGCTGGGTCTTGGACGTGATCTCGTCCAGGCGCAGGCCGTAGCGGATCAGGTCCCTGGGTATTCCGCCCGAGAGGGCGTGCGTGAGCACCTTGTAGGGCTCGGAGAGACCGGACGCCCGGCGCCCGAGGATCTTCTTGGACTCCTCCAGCGTGCACGGCAGGACGTGCACGATGTCGTCCAGCGAGCTGTCGGTGACGCCGCGGTGCGGGAGCCCCCGGCGTACGAACGAGGCGCCGACGTCCTCCGCGACGGAGATCAGGCAGTGGACGTGGGGCACGCCCAGGATGGCCTTGATCTCGTTCAGGAACGCGAGCGCCTCGGTGTCCGAGCCCAGCCGGTCCAGCTCGTCGATCGCGATCACGACCCGCTCCCCCTGCCGGTGCTGTTCGGCGGCGATGTCCGTGAGCAGGTCACGGAAGTCGGAGACCAGCTCGGGGAAGTTCGGCGGCAGGGTCGACAGCGAGGCCGTCTGCGTGGTGAGGAGCTGAGGAGCACCCGCGGTGACCGCGGAGGACGCCGTCTGCATGGTCTGCAGCCGGTACAGCTCGTCGCGGCAGGCGGTCACGAGGGGCGGTGTCGGGTCCGGAGGGGTCCAGGAGCCCGCCTTGACCAGCAGCAGTCCCGCGAGAACGCAGGCGAGCCGGAGGGGGTTCTCGGGGTCGGTCGCGACCGCCAGCGGTGTGGGCCGGGTGAGGAGCAGCGCGAGCGAGACGAGGAGCACCCCGAGCGCGATCCGGCTGCGGCCGACGGTGGCGACGAGTACACGCCCCCGGAACTCCCACGGCTGTTCGGGCGCCAGATTCGCCACTGCGGCCAGCGCCACGAGCAGCAGCAGGAGGCTCTCCGGGTCTTCGCCGATGTTCCCCACGACGCTCCGGACACCGGTGTCGAAGAACAGCGAGACGAACGCGGCCAGGCCCAGCAGCCCGCCGATCGCGACCACCCCGTATCGGCCACCCCGGAGGAGGTCCGCCCACCGGCTCCACCGCCGCAGGCTCCACAGGGCGACGCCGGCGAGGACGACGAGAACGGCCGTCCCGATCCGCTCGCCCCGCCAGACGTCCCCCACCACGTCGGCCGCCCGGTGTCCGTACTCCGCCGCGTGCGCACGCAAGGGACGTTCGTACCGGGTCGCGAGGGAGCGCGTGCTCGCGGCCAGGCCGAGGACGACGAGCGCACCCGCCGTGATCCCGAAGGCCAGCAGGGTGAGCGCGTTGCGCAGGGCCGGGAACAGCCGGCGCGCCGCCCTGCGGAAGGTCGAGAGCCGGATGAACGCGGGAGGGACGTAGCCGTGATGGATGAGGTACCTCTCGCACGTCCTGACGTAGAGGGACAGCAGGAAGTCGTACGGGGAGTAGGTGGCCGGTGCCTGCACGACGACAGCGAACTCGGCGTCGTTCGCGCAGGTTTCCAGGAGCGTCGACTTGCCCACGCCCCGGGAACCGCTGACCGCGATGGTCCCGCCGCTCTCCAGTTGGGTGATCTTGCGAGCGAGGCTCCGGGCCGCCGGGCTGTCGATCACGTACTGCGGATTGCGCGGGGAGCGCAGGCCGTCGTAGCTGTCGGCGAGGAGCAGCGAGTCGGGGTCCTCACCGAGCAGCGCTTCCACCACACGGGCGACCAGGGGGCGCACTCCGTTCTCCTGGAGGTCCCGGCTCCAGGCGGCTTCGGCCCATGCGGTCCTCCTGCTCAAGAGGAGGAGGACCGGTCTCAGACGCCATTCCCGGAGGTTCAGCAGGACGCTCATGCGCCACACCGGGTGCCGCCACACCGCGGTGGCGGTCAGGAGCGGGATCACGGCGCCGGCGAGGGCCGTGGCCCACGACGCGAAGATGAGGAACAGGAGCGTCAGCAGGGTGGTCGAGCAGAGCACCACGGTGGCCGGATGCGTCCCGTTGCGCAGGTAGTCGAGCCGTCGACGAAGCCGTTCCCTCTCTTCGAGCTGGGAACGGAAGCGCTCCTGGGTGTCCCGGCAGGGGTCGACGGCCCGTGCGACGTTGGCCTCGGTGAGCATGGCCGCACGGGTGCTTTCGGCGGTCGCCTGCGGGCGGACGCGCAGGCGCCGTGCGGCGGCGGGCTCGGCCACGCAGGCGTCCACCGCGGCCAGGTACACCTCTGCTTCCTGCTCCAGGGCGAAGAAGTCGGCGACCTGCCATGCGGGGCGCGGGCGGGGTCGGGGCATGGACGCATGGCCTTTCGGGAGGGGCGCCGGTCAGCACGGCCGGGGTGGGATGGGCGGGGTGGGGACGGGCCGGTCAGGACGAGTTGCGCGCGCGTACGAGCTCCCGCCGAGAGATGCGCGTGCCCTGCTTGTGCTTGATCCGGAACAACTCTCCGAGTCCGGGTTCGTCCTTCGAGTCGTCGTCGTACGTGACGGCGTGGGCGCCCCCGTCGTCGAGCAGCCGCCCGACGCACTCGGCGAGCCACGTGGGACCCGAGCCGTTGTATCCCCAGGACAGCCCGGGGGCGTCCATGGCGGGGGCCGGGTACAGCACGCCGTCACCGGTGCGCACCCAGATCGGTTCGTCGAGGATGACCTCTTTGAGGACGGAGCCGGCGGGAAGGCGCTTGGGGGCTCGTCCGATGTAGGTGATCTCCCGGGCGTCACGGGATCGGTACCTCCCCTTGACGGCGACCACGGGGCTTCCGGTCGCCGGATCGACGAAGGTGCCCACGGTGTCGTAGTCCTCCTCCCACACCCGATGGAGTGCGGTCGGCGGCACGGCACGCAGCCGGTTGATCCACTCGGCCGCGGATCGGGTGACCTTCGTCCGCGTCAAGTGGAACGTGCCGCCGTACGGAAGGTCCTCGGCGCCGCTCCACCCACTGACCTGTTCCAGACACTCCACCGCCAGGTCGTCGGTGCGTGCGCAGAGCTCGGCGAGTCCGGCGCCGACGACGTCGTCCGTCGCGAGCTGCGCGAGGCCGGGATCAGCGGTGTCCGGCACGGCCGGGAACACCATCGAGTCCATCGCCGACCGCTCCCAGGCGCGGAGGCGCTCCATCTCCCCGGTGGCGCTGTCCGCGGCCGAGGCCCGGATCCGGTGGCCGATGGTGAAACAGGCGTGCCGGAGCGTGGAGCCTTCGGGCTCTTGCCGCGCCAGCGCGTAGAGCGGCTCCCAGGAGGGGAAGGTGATCACCTCCACCGGCCGGGGCTCGTCTCCGGGCCGCCACGCGGTCAGGTGCTCCTCGCGGCGCAGCGAGCGCGGCCACCACGGGACGCGGGTCCCCACATGGGCGGCCAGCTGGGCCCAGGACGGGGCATAGACGAGTTCGGGCCGGTCCCGGTCCACGGCCCGCAGCCCGGGCCCGTCGAGGTCGTAGGCGTAATCGACGACGACGAAGGTGTCGGCGTCGTCGTGGACGCCGAGGAGCTCGCTCCCCGCGGCGCCGATGCCGTGCAGGGGATAGACGACGGCGACCACGCCCGCGTGCGTCCGCCACAAGCCTGCGAAGAGATCGCTGTCAACGGCCGTGTCGTCCTCGGGAGTCCGGTACGAACCGCCGAGGTAGCGGGGTTCTACCGGAGGCGCCGGGCGCAGCAGGACGGGACCCTTGCCCGCGAGGCCGGGATGCTCGGTGGCGAGCCACCGGCCGAAATTGCGCCCGGACCACATCGTCTCGCCGCCGGTGTATGCGGGATTGATGGGGGCGATCATGCCGGTCGCGATGCGTGACCAGACCGCCTCCGACAGGCGGAACACGTCCTTCAGCTCCGCCGCGGTGAGCTTCTCCAATGCGCCCCTCCTCCATGCCCCCTTGAAGCTCTCCATCATGGGGGAGGGGTCTGACAACGGTTGCCGCGGGCCTGTCGTTCTCCTCGGTCCCGTGGTCAGGCGGCGGGCTTCCCGGGCTGGTCGTGGGTCGAGCAGTGGATGCCGCCGCCGCCCGAGGCGATCGTGTCGATCGCGACCGGCACGACGTCCCGCTCGGGGAAGTGCTCCTGCAGGATCCCGCGGGCCTTGTCGTCGGCCTTGCGGTCGCCGAACTTGGGCATGAAGACGGCGTCGTTGGCGATGTAGAAGTTGGCGTAGGTCGACACGAAGTCGTCGCCCTCGCCCGTGATCCTGTTCAGGTCGGGCTGCGGCAGGTCGATGACGTCGAAGCGCCGCCCGCGTGCGTCCGTCGCCTTCGACAGGACGGACTTGGCCTGGTCGGCGGAGCGTGACCAGGAGTCCGCCGGGGTGCTGGGGTGCGCGCGGTCCAGCAGGACCACACCGGGCGCGGTGAAGCGCACCAGGCTGTCGACGTGGGCGTCGGTGATGTCCTCACCGCGCACGCCGGCCAGCCACACCACCGTCTCGACGCCCAGGGTCTGCTTGAGCTCGGCCTCGATCGTGTCGCGGTTCTTGCCCCGGTTGCGGTTGTCGTTGACGATCGAGCTCTCGGTGATCAGCAGGGTGCCCTCGCCGTCGGGCTCGAAGGAACCTCCCTCGGCGACGAGCGGCGCCTCGGCCCGGGGGATCCCGTACTTCTGGAGCAGGGCGCGAGCGACCATCCCGTCGTTCTCGTGCTCCTGCTTGTTGCCCCAGCCGTTGAAGTTGAAGTCGACGCCGACGACCTTTCCGCCTTCCTCGACGAAGACGGGAACGGTGTCGCGGGCCCACAGGTCGTCCACGGCGAGCGGGATCACCTCGACCTGTGATCCGCAGGCCCGCTGGGCCGCGTCCGCCTGATCGGGCCGGGCCATCATGACGACCGCCTCGTACTCCCCGACGGCCCGCGCGATCCGCGCGATGTCCTCGCGTACGTAGGGCAGGTCTCCCTCCCAGACCGACGACAGGTCCGGCCAGGACATGAAGGTGCGGGTGTGGCTCTCCCACTCGGCGCCGAGACGCCGCTTGCCGCCCGTCGTGGCGGGCTGGGAGGAGCCGACGGGGGCTCCGGTCGCCGAGGGACCACAGGCCGACGCGCCCGCGACGACGGCGCCGATTCCGGCGAGGGTGCGAAGGACGGTCCGACGGGTGGGGGGCAGGAAGGACACGGGGAACTCCGATCGTGGACTGGCGGAAGCGGCGCATCCGGCCAGGGCGGGCGCGAAAGAGTGACGTAGGACGACAAACCGGGCCCTATGGGCAAGAGTGCGCGCGCCGCGCCGCGAACGGCCGCTCGGCACGGTGGGTGATGCGGCCTCGTGGCGCCACTGTCCCACTGACTGGAAATTCAGTCAATTCACAGACGGTGTGGAACCCAGCCGGCCTGTTTCCACTCCGATCGCCTCGCGCAGCAGTCCGCGGGCGTGCCCGACGGGGAGCAGGCCGCTGAGCCAGCGGACGCTCAGCCCCTCCAGCAGGGCGGTCAGCCGCTCCGCGGCGGCCGTGACGGCGCCGGGCGGCGCGGCCGGGCACAGCTCGGCGAGGTGGCCCGCGACCTCCGCCGCCCAGGCCGCGCCCGCCGCGGCGAGTTCGTCCCGGAGCTCCGGATCGAAGACCGAGTGGGCCCGCAGCTCTCCCCAGGCCGTACTGTTCTCGCGCACCTCGGGCAGGTCCTGGAACGCCGGCAGCAGGGTCTGCTCCAGGAGTTGCCGCGGGCCGGACGGATGCGCCGCGGCCTGGCTGTTCTCCGTCGCGGCCCGGCCGTTCTCCGTCGCGGTGTAGCGGTCCGCCCGGTCCCCGATGAAGGCCAGGGCGTGCCGCAGGATGCCGGGCCGGTCCTTGAAGTGGTAGTAGATCAGGGCGGTGGACACGCCGGCCTCGGCCGCCAGGTCCGCCACCCGCAACCCCCGGACGCCCTGGCGCGCGATGACCCGCGCGGCGCCCGTGAGGATTGCTCGTCTGCGGTCGGTCACTGTGTGATCCCTCCTGGCCGTGTGCGTCTCGCATTGTCACACATTGACTGAAAGTTTAGTTAGCGGCACGATGCGCGCAGGTCATTGCCGCAACGTCGAAAGAGCCACCGCATGCCCGAGCAGCCAGGGGGCCCCGATGGGGGACCCACCGTCGGATCGACCCCGCCCGTCGACGCCGGGTCGGCACCTCCCGCCGCCGGGGGGACGACGCCGCCCACCGGCCCCGCCTATCTGCCCGGCTATGCGAAGTCCCAGCTCACCGCCCCCGACTCCGGCTACGAGTTCGATCTGAGGGCGGGCAGGGTGGTCCCGGCCGAGACGGTCACCTGGTACCTGGCCCGCGACGGTCATGCCTTCCTGCCGTCCGAGGAGTCGGACGCCTTCGTCGCCGAGGGCAGTGCACCGACCCCGGCAGACTGCGTGCGGGGCATCGAGTCGCGTCCTGCCGCCACGCTGCCGTTCGGCGCGCTCGCGAACGCGCGGCCGTTCTGCGTGCGCAGTCCGGACCGGAACGAGATCGCCATCGTGCGGCTGGTCGCTGCGCCCGCCGACGGCTCGGTCACGATCGCGGTCGACCAGTACCGACGGAACTGAGGCCCAGGGCGCGGGCCGGATTCCGGGCGCAGGAGCCCACTCAGTGGCCGCACTGGCTTGACTGAATTTTCAGTTCACGTGAGGATGTCGAGTCATCCCGTCCGTTCACCCCTCAGGGAGGCCCGTGGACACCCGCTGCTCCGGTTCGGAGCGGCGGCCGTGCCGCTCGCCGCCCTCGGCCCGGCCCTCCCCTCCGCCGCGCACGCGGCCCCCGCCCCCGAAGGAGGTTCCGCAGGCCTGCGGATGCCCGAGGAGAGCGACCGCCCCGTCCGCCTGATGCCCGCCGCGCCCCGGCGGCCGCAGAAGCGGCAGGAGGAAGCCCCATCCGGCGGAGGGGCGGCGCCGGCGCCGGTCCGAACTCCCGGTGACGGGCCGTGTGCACCTGCCCCGGTAGGCCCCGGTAAGGTGCGGGTCATGGCGTCTCGCAGCACTCAGATCCTCGAAGCGGCCGCACGGGTGATCGCCCGGCGCGGGGTCCGCGGGCTGCGCGTGGAAGAACTCGCGGCCGAGGCCGGCGTCTCCACGGCCCTGATCTACTACCACTTCAAGGACCGCACGGGGGTCCTGCGCCAGACCCTCGAATTCATCAACGACCGCGCCGAGCGCTACACCACCGACCGCGACCCGGACGACCCTCCGCTCACCCCTCGGGAAGAGCTGGAGGAAACCTTGCTGCTGGAGCTCCAGGACACCGCGGAGGTACGGGAGAACAGCTCGGCGTGGGGCGAACTGCGGGCGAGCGCCGTCTTCGACGAGGTGCTCCGCGAGGACCTCGCCAGGGCCACCCTGGTGTGGGTCCAGGAGGTCGCCGCGCTATTGGGTCAGGTCCAGCCGATGGCGCCCGCCTCGTCGCTCGCAGCCGCCGCCGAGCGGCTCACCGCCCTCCTTGAGGGGCTCAGTATGCGCTGGCTCAGCGGTGGCACCAAGATCGGCCACGCGCGGGAGCTCATGCGCGGCGCCATCGACGCCGAACTGGCCGGGCTCCGGCAGAACTGACGTACCCGCCGACGCCCCCGCGAAGGGGGCTGCCGGGGACGGACGCCGGTGTTTCGGGTGCTGTCCCTTCCCTCTTCTCAGGGCCGGGACCTTTCGCTGCCCCATCTATTGACTGAATTTTCAGTCAATGCCAGAGTGGGCATCGAGCCGCCCGGCAACCGAAGGGCCCCGCTCCGGCCCGCCCCGCAGACCCCGAACCGCCCCAAGGGTCGCGTCTGGCCTCGTTCCTCGCTGCGCCACCGGCATCCCCTCCCGTGCACCCGTACACCCGGACGGGACGGCGGGTTCCGGCTCCGATGGTCCACCCCGCTCGCCTTCCGAAGGAGCCAACGATCATGAAGGTATCGACAGGCCCGGGTACCCGCCCGGCTGCCTGGGCGGACGCCCGGTGGACGTCATGCACCTGACGCCCACCGAACGTGACCGACTCCTCCTGTTCAGCGCCGCCGAACTGGCCCGGGCGCGCCACGCGCGGGGCCTGCGGCTCAACGTTCCCGAGGCGACCGCGGTGATCGCCGACACGGTGTGCGAGGCGGCCCGCGACGGCCTCCGCCTGGCCGATGCCCTCGCACGCGGCCGTGGCGTCCTCGGCCCGGACGACGTCCTGCCGGGCGTCGTGGACATCGTGACCGAGGTGATGGTCGAGGCGGTGTTCGAGGACGGCACCCGGCTCGCGGCGGTCAGCGAACCCTTCGGGGGGTGCCCGCGCGACGACGGGGCGCCGGGCGCCGTACTGCCCGCCACGGACACCGCCCCGGCCGCCGCGCCGGCGCTGATCCTCGCGGTGCGCAACACCGCGACGGTCCCGGTGAGCGTGACCTCGCACTTCCACTTCTTCGAGGCCAATCCGCGCCTAGACTTCGACCGCGCAGCCGCGTACGGCATGCGCCTGGCCGTCCCCGCAGGATCGTCCACCCGCTTCGACGCGGGCTCCACCGTCGAGGTGGGCCTCGTCCCCATCGGCGGCGCTCGCATCGCGATCGGCTTCGCCGGCCTGGTGGACGGCCCGCTCGACGCTCCCGGCGCGCAGGAAGAAGCCCTCCACAAGGCCGTGGCCTGCGGCTACCTGGGCGCGGCCGCCCCAGAAGGAGCCCCGTCATGAGCAGACCGACCCGGCACGGCGACCACTGTGCGCCGGGCAGCCGGCACATCGACCCGCACGAGTACGCCTCCGTCTTCGGCCCCCGGGCCGGGGACCGGGTCCGGCTCGGCGACTCCGGGCTGACCGTCCGGGTGGAGTCCGATGCGCAGAAGCCCGGTGACGAGTTCCTGGCCGGTTTCGGGAAGACGGCCCGTGACGGTCTGCACCTGAAGGCGGCCGCGGTCCGCGAGACCTGTGACGTGGTGATCAGCAATGTCCTGGTGATCGATGCCGTTCTGGGCATCCGCAAGGTGTCGATCGGTATTCGTGAGGGCCGGATCCACGCGATCGGCCGGGCCGGCAACCCCGACACCCTCGACGGCGTGGACGTCGTCGTCGGCACCGGCACGTCGATCGTCTCCGGCGAGGGCCTGATCGCGACCGCCGGCGCCGTGGACACGCATGTCCACCTGCTTTCCCCGCGGATCATGGAGGCGTCCCTCGCCGCGGGCGTGACCACGGTCATCGGCCAGGAGTTCGGCCCGGTCTGGGGTGTCGGTGTCAACTCGCCCTGGGCGCTGAAGCACGCCTTCAACGCCTTCGACGCCTGGCCCGTCAACATCGGTTTCCTGGCCCGGGGTTCTTCCTCGGACGCGGCTCCGCTGGTGGAGGCGCTGGCCGAGGGCGGGGCGTCCGGTTTCAAGGTCCACGAGGACATGGGTGCGCACACCCGTGCCCTGGACACCGCCCTGCGGGTGGCCGAGGAGCACGACGTGCAGGTCGCCCTGCACTCGGACGGCCTCAACGAGTGCCTCTCCGTCGAGGACACCCTGCGCGTGCTGGACGGCCGGACCATCCACGCCTTCCACATCGAGGGCTGCGGCGGCGGGCACGTTCCCAACGTGCTGAAGATGGCGGGCGTGGCGAACGTCATCGGCTCCTCCACGAACCCGACGCTGCCCTTCGGCCGGGACGCGGTGGCCGAGCACTACGGCATGATCGTCTCCGTCCACGACCTCAAGCCGGACCTGCCGGGTGACGCGGCCATGGCCCGTGACCGGATCCGCGCCGGCACGATGGGCGCGGAGGACGTGCTCCACGACCTCGGGGCGATCGGCATCACCTCCTCCGACGCGCAGGGCATGGGCCGGGCGGGGGAGACCATCCGCCGCACCTTCGCCATGGCCGCCAAGATGAAGGGCGAGCTCGGCCCGCTCGCCGGTGACGGCGAGGGCGACGACAACGCCCGCGTGCTGCGCTATATGGCCAAGCTGACCATCAACCCGGCCATCGCCCACGGTCTGGCCCACGAGATCGGCTCCATCGAGGTCGGCAAGCTCGCCGACATCGTGCTGTGGCGCCCCCCGTTCTTCGGCGCCAAGCCCCAGCTCGTCCTCAAGTCGGGCTTCCCCGCGTACGGAGTCACCGGCGACCCCAACGCCGCCACCGACTGCTGTGAGCCGCTCGTCCTGGGCCCGCTGTTCGGGGCCCACGGCGCCGCACCCGCGGACCTCTCCGTGGCGTTCGTCAGCCG
Above is a genomic segment from Streptomyces sp. NBC_01233 containing:
- a CDS encoding FecCD family ABC transporter permease; its protein translation is MGAGPREEVRPGLREEDRPDPARRPGIPYAVVLALLGVLVVGAATAGIAAGSISVPADQVWGILLHRVHPSLAEPTWTPVRETIVMDVRLPRVLLAGVVGAGLSVAGMALQALVRNPLADPMLLGVSSGASVGAVLILVLNLTVFGLFTLPVAAFCGALAALVAVYFLARSGGRMTTVRLVLAGVATAEVLSALASFLIVTSNDPHKTQSALRWMLGGLAGTTWTTVWIPVGAVLLGTAVLLGVCRPLNLLLAGEEAAAALGLDVHRFRGALFTLVALMIGTIVAVSGQIGFVGLIMPHVVRLLVGADHRRALPAAVLLGAAFLISADLAARTLMSPEEVPVGILTALVGGPFFLWLMRRKAAR
- a CDS encoding P-loop NTPase fold protein; translated protein: MPRPRPRPAWQVADFFALEQEAEVYLAAVDACVAEPAAARRLRVRPQATAESTRAAMLTEANVARAVDPCRDTQERFRSQLEERERLRRRLDYLRNGTHPATVVLCSTTLLTLLFLIFASWATALAGAVIPLLTATAVWRHPVWRMSVLLNLREWRLRPVLLLLSRRTAWAEAAWSRDLQENGVRPLVARVVEALLGEDPDSLLLADSYDGLRSPRNPQYVIDSPAARSLARKITQLESGGTIAVSGSRGVGKSTLLETCANDAEFAVVVQAPATYSPYDFLLSLYVRTCERYLIHHGYVPPAFIRLSTFRRAARRLFPALRNALTLLAFGITAGALVVLGLAASTRSLATRYERPLRAHAAEYGHRAADVVGDVWRGERIGTAVLVVLAGVALWSLRRWSRWADLLRGGRYGVVAIGGLLGLAAFVSLFFDTGVRSVVGNIGEDPESLLLLLVALAAVANLAPEQPWEFRGRVLVATVGRSRIALGVLLVSLALLLTRPTPLAVATDPENPLRLACVLAGLLLVKAGSWTPPDPTPPLVTACRDELYRLQTMQTASSAVTAGAPQLLTTQTASLSTLPPNFPELVSDFRDLLTDIAAEQHRQGERVVIAIDELDRLGSDTEALAFLNEIKAILGVPHVHCLISVAEDVGASFVRRGLPHRGVTDSSLDDIVHVLPCTLEESKKILGRRASGLSEPYKVLTHALSGGIPRDLIRYGLRLDEITSKTQLIELTDISSQLILEELADTLAGFRTLLSKQQWTSRTSALLIAFRNLTGHLRAGCPCVSPELRRALEHVAFHDLHRHLGEEAAAEIPDVARNLIDEASAYVLFSLTLLDIFGAGDLARRRDEAASRGPEGDLDLLGQARQELEVSPYSARQLIGSIRTAWRLADGPAAGLPPTVPPARSPDCPRHPRPAA
- a CDS encoding ABC transporter substrate-binding protein; the encoded protein is MPRNHPRAVLSALAVALLASGCAGGTTPFATPSPGTTAEGFPVTVTNCGVTSTYQRPPQRAVSLNQHATEVMLALGLEKSMVGTGYLDDRILPEYQAAYDSVKVLSKEYPSFEALLEAEPDFVYGGWTSTFDEKEGRSRAAFTKAGINTRLNTEECPTGPVDVAAVDEEIRTVAKIFGVPERAEERLGQLHATLGKVETGLTGAAPVKLFVYDSGDKTAFTAGGKGIGNEMIRRAGGVNLFADLDKAFGDVSFEQVAQRAPEAIVIYDYGDRSVEDKKKFLLAHPALKDVPAIKNQRFAVLPLSSTVVGVRVPSAVESLARQLHPGLVR
- a CDS encoding agmatine deiminase family protein, yielding MSFLPPTRRTVLRTLAGIGAVVAGASACGPSATGAPVGSSQPATTGGKRRLGAEWESHTRTFMSWPDLSSVWEGDLPYVREDIARIARAVGEYEAVVMMARPDQADAAQRACGSQVEVIPLAVDDLWARDTVPVFVEEGGKVVGVDFNFNGWGNKQEHENDGMVARALLQKYGIPRAEAPLVAEGGSFEPDGEGTLLITESSIVNDNRNRGKNRDTIEAELKQTLGVETVVWLAGVRGEDITDAHVDSLVRFTAPGVVLLDRAHPSTPADSWSRSADQAKSVLSKATDARGRRFDVIDLPQPDLNRITGEGDDFVSTYANFYIANDAVFMPKFGDRKADDKARGILQEHFPERDVVPVAIDTIASGGGGIHCSTHDQPGKPAA